The sequence TCGATCTAGATCACGTCTGAATCTATTCAAAGCCATTAGGTGAATATTTCCACATAATTCTATATCTACTGAAATCTCTCACGAGTCTCTACAATTATCTACCTAATAAAAAACTGTTTCAATTGCAACTCATTGTCATGTAACAAATCTACTTTCATCGTCAAAAATGTGTCTTGGAAAATTCATGCTCTCATAAAAGtcaatatgaattataaaacaatacaaagagaaagaatttcACATATAACTAAAGAGAAGCAAACTGTAAAATAGATATTCTAAATGTaacttcttcaaatatttcttgatataGAATAATACTAGgttaaaagcaataaaagaaattacagcACTAAATggtgactaaaaaaaaaaaaaaaaaactttgcagtaagacttaaaaatgaatactaagaaatattaaaatattatttttgaaatggtgataaaagaagtaataataaataaataaataaagtaaaattttaagaatacagaaaactatattgaaagacttttttcttgcttttgaatttattgtaaattaatgcatttatgcAACAACAATTTTACAATTATGCATGCAacaatttttgcatattaatttttttaattttaccatttttttattgctttcaaatgTATCTAGAATCTTTGAcagtctatttttttatatgtgataattttcattgttggcgTGCTATCCGAGTACAATTTCATTTCGGCAGATTTTACAaattacgattatttatataaaatgtaaaaaaaaaaaaaaaaaaaaacatacaggAAATATTGTTTTTGGATTGAAAAAAGACAAGTATAACGAATACTTAACGCCAAAAAAATatagtgttacgaaatttccggggttcgtttggatagtgggagtttaTATGgcgtggagaacgctcaatcagcaggcggcagtagaaaaagaatcaacgatgtttatttacacgaagacgcacagggcagcacaaagacaactatatacagcatagaagacgattatcttcagccgagacgtgcagcatacaacagcagcaaACAACaaaactctactgcagacagtagcgcacagcttagttcagtactagcttgactccgtcgctgctctgctaatccctggaagaccagttcttcactgtcgattccgactacgaccactctggcagctgcggctgccccttttataggtctcagggggggggggctagaagcctttcatccaatcaggaacgttcgaggcgtaattCAGTtactactggacggatcgggaaaaatctcgatgttttgggtataatctattttggagccaaagtcgtcaagctctgggacctcctatggaaccaactaagttgggaagccgcatcacagattcgtaacaatagcttttttttatgtaaaagtacATCAAGATGCAAAATTGGTTGTAGAAAAGTTCACTAAAACTACAAAGTCACCTCATATACTCTCTAGGGAATGTACGAAAAGGCAGCATTGGTCACTGGCctatattttcaaatagattgatgtttaaaattttacaatgtaaGGGTACCAGTGGTTATGTAGCAAATACAATGTTCCTTTCAGATTAATTgctcaaaaaaattgtttcgtgaattttcatgttttgtaatgTAATTGAGAGGTatcatttatgtttgaaatattatattatatgcagAAGATTTGAACAACTCAAGGAGTGATTGTTCgtgataaatacataaatatgtgttttcaaaaattgaaattccccattgatttcaaaatttatttatgaaaaataaaaattcatgctttTAAGAGTTAAATATTGtcaattagcatatttttttttttttaatccactaATCTGGTCTGATACCTGCCAGATTAATAAGAGAATTATTGTATGTGGACATAATCTTAATCTAATCTACAAATCTTAATACAATCTACAGATAAACTACACCAAAACTGAgacagaattttaaaactataaaaaattaatctcataGGAACAGTGGCTAACTAAGATTcttcactatttatttatttattaaaaaaatctaacacaAATATCCTCTTTATTAAGAAATGTAGAAACAATAACAAAGACACaacatatgaatataaaattttaattagccaacattataaaaaatttaaaaataaacaacagatacaaattgtaaaaaaatatctatatcaaatttaacaAACAGAATATTATTTACAATGGACAGGGTAAAGGCTTTCCCTCCAATCCAGCAAGAATATTTTCAGCTGTTAAACGAGCCATGGTATTTCTGGTTTCTACAGTAGCACTTCCAATATGTGGCAgcaaaactgaaattatatattagaaataagaaaatgccccaaggctttaaaataaaaaatttcatatcagcAAGTACATTCTTTGCTTGACTTTTTCTTGTCCTTTTCTTGACTATGTGTCTAATATTACAAGTTCATTGCCCAAAACTGAGTATGGGTTTTGAATGCTTTTCCCTTACATCAATTGGATATAAGAATGACAGAATATTAATGATAACATCACAAGCTAAATTTTACTTGCCTAAATCATagcattttttagttatgttCATACAAACAAGCAACTATACGGACTGGATGATCATCCCTTCGATGGATTAAGTTCAGCATCTGATGCAGATCTACAATACTAATGATAATTCTATAAACTTAACTTCATCAATCTATTTACTAATATTGTCGTGTTCATATGAACATCAGTAGATGAATAGATAGAATtcctacagaatttttttaacgtaGGGAATCTGAAATGTCAAGATCATTTAAAAACCTCAAAGTGAACTTTTTGATGAATACATTAGTTtctcccccctcccttttttttttttttttgtatatgagaaagtagaaaacacacattattcttaaatataaggACAGAACAATCTTTATAAGTAAGATAAATATACATCTATTACAAATTagcttatataaatataagaaaatgtaagaaaatattttaaaatgattaaaataaaatagctgaTATAAagacttcataaaaatatatagaatattaataatttgttgcaatttcttaaaaataatataaattgaaaataatttaatatgctcTTTTTATACAAGAATACATTTTCTAGTGCCAGATTTCCTGAACCTTATTAAAGCAATATTagcgaatgaaattttaataataatgaagcatattcataaagtaaaaaaaaattcaataggaTTTTGCATATGTTCCTAATTAAAGACTGCAATAGGTCATTAAGCTTTATGTGTATTGGTTTatctttttccaattaattttcaaataaaaaaaatactcttctcATTAAATGTACATttgttatttctcttttcttaaaacaaaaagatatatttattaatcaatatatattttgttacagCAAATTTCACActcagaatgttttaaaaaaattggtaacattacaaaactgaataaattaaatttacagcaCTTCTTTTTATggtaacaaataattaatgaataataaatggaaaattgaaGATGTCTCATTGAACAGATTTTGGATAAGCATTAAGAAAGAATGTACACCCACCACAATTTGAAAGTTTTGTCAATTTGTGATCATCAGGAAGTGGCTCAGGGTCCATAACATCCAAACCAGCAGCTTTAATCAATCCAGTTGTCAAAGCAATATATAAGTCTTCATGATTAACAAGACCACcactgaaacaaacaaacaaaaaaagctaaaattattaatcatctacaaaaatatcaaaagaatttatatttttactatgaaactaaacatttcattatattacaatttcaaattcgAACATTAGATTTGCAAAAGAGGTTAATGGATTTTAAGtatccaaaaattattatatattaatttatgtttggaaattaaaagtatttccattatttaaattaaagaaataatggaaatgccttatttaaattaaagaactgGATTCAAACTTGAtgcaaaatcaatgaaaatacattgaaaaactcataaattgatataaataaaatacttgaacaacaaaattgaaagaaataaataacagtgattttattattaagaatgtaTTTTCCCTTGATATCACAttaaatcaacatatttttttaaaaacttaattgaagACCCCCACCCCCTAAAAGAATGATAGAAttgatttgtattttcttaaaaatgatctGAGGAGTGTTTAATTGAAATCTAAAGATATAAACTACATTGAACTCATGATTAATCTTCTCTccttttatgaagaatttatacATTATCCTAAAGATGTTCACCAAAGAACAGCCtatgaaatgattaattaaagcaaataatatgaatattctttaaacattacagggattttttttaacaaaaaattaaagttatttgattaaaacattatcaaaaatataaacaaatggaCACAAGTAGTAATTTGTTACAAGTTTTATTATCTCATGTGTCATTTCTCTATAAAGATAGGAATTTTAACTCGCagtttagatataaatattctttgaaatgtatatgaatgattatatcaattgaaaaatttaaagtaattttttttctgtacagctttttttttatttcacaaatagatttattaaaatttttcaatcaaaaaatatattataaataaacaaatgtcaATAAACAAAGATTAGGGAATAACATACTAACCGACTAACATTGATAAATAtagcatttcttttcatttttttaaatgactccAAGTTGAATATTCCCCTAGTGTTAGAATTGAGAGAAGCACACACAATCACAAAATCTGACTGTTTGAGTAACTCATCAAATGAGACAAACTTAGCATTCAAGTTTTCTGTAGCTATGATGaggtagggaaaaaaaaaaaaaaaaattagaaagcaaacaatctaaaaataaatttaaaaaaaaatttaacattaacttTGActgttgttataaaaaaaatcataccttcAGGTTTTGGTTGATTTcctgaatataatatattttttaattcaaaacatttcagacGCTTAGCAACTCCAAAAcctgcaaaatgaaaaaataaagacatttcatTATGAAAGTTGTATCTTGCTTTATGAAGCATATACataatatttgatattgaaaacaaatatcttacaatttttttaaaaattaaattaactataaacttttaaataatgttttattttttttagatcacTACCTTGGTTTGAAATATTGAAAGGATTACTTCAGACATGGTCTTGAGAACAGATGACAAAATAGTTACCATTCTACAGCTTAACTACATTAACATATTACAACCTTAATTACACCacaatatggtttttttttttgcaatttatcatatttaaattataaaatggcaGGATTTCAATATAACCCATAGctcttttttaataaagcatgttttcttctttagctttcttAGTCATACAGTTTTCTCGAAATTATAtcgataaaaatgaatattttattccatttttctttttttattcagttcatcttctgaaacattgaaaataaaatctcttattttattCCTCATCCTTAATACttgcatatatttcaaatttaaaaatatacaaatatttgctttgaaatcTTTAAAGTTACATCTATAGAAAAAGATTTAaccaaacagaaaataaaaaacttataaagTTTTATCCAAAAGATACAGTATTTAAGAAGTCCCATTATCCAAAAGATATAGCATCTACAAATTACATTACAGAAAAGTACATAATTTTTCCATgccaatttttaacaataaatttaagacaaataattaaatagtagATATTATGGAAATAGTTAGAATCAAAGCCCAACAtaaagaaatgattgaaaatatttttaaattattaatagtagGAGATAAAAATAgcgcctttatttatttttaaccctttcaagACCAGCACATGAAGAATGAAGCAATCTCTAAAACCGAATGCTCCAAAGTGGGGGTTCACTACAAGTTCACACAATTAAgcctaattttacaaaaaaattcatataaaatcatcattttaatgTAATGTCTAGAATTTTACAAGtaacatttgtaatattattacttaatatgtattaatataaagactataactttaatagaaatgaatgaaataagcaaaactctcaatttttaactataccatcaaaaacaaatgaaaattaagttataaataaaaaaaatgtataatatttcacTCTCAACCCAAGCAACAGTCAAATGAATGCATTTTCCCATATTCtcctaacacacacacacacacacacacacacacacacacacacacacacacacacacacacacacacacacacacacacacacacacacacacacacacacacacacacacacacacacacacacacacacacacacacacacacacacacacacacacacacacacacacacacacaaaccaatTAACAAGAATACCAGAGTCCCTTTAAAGAAATCTGTAAATGGAAAATCAAGTGATCACTTATATGTGATCATGGTCCTGAATGGGTTAAATTGAAAGCAATGTTTTATGTGCAAGTATTGTATCTCTAATGATTAATCATActctaaagtaaacaatttaggTTTGTAAGTTAAATAGTACATTAACAGCAtgcattaattaaatgtaattggtAACCAAACAGAGACATCTGCATACTGCTTAATGCAGTGACAAGACGAAAATGACCTTCATTGTACTGTCTTGTGATAACATTCAATTCATAGTTATTACACATCTAAATAATgctactcattttttaaaaaaaatctcttgaatattggtgtaatggaaaaaaaaattattgagacagagaaaacaatcctatttttataatAGGATTGTTTTGGTCAGTGTTAAAACATATGCTATATGCATAAGTTTTAACACTGACCATTCTCGCctgtttttaatgaagaaattccttgtataaaagaatatcaaaagCACATATTAGGGAAAAATTGTCAAgagtttaatttcatatttacatagtatataaaatcaaatcattatAATACCACTcacaatgtaaaaattaaaattaaaatttcatttgaatgaaatcctCTAATCATTATCTCTTAATAttgagaatgaatgaaaaaaatacaagaagACTACTGGTTAGTGCATTATAACCAAACTCAATTATTAATGTATGACAGTTTGGTGTGAACAATGATGCATGGTTTGATTCTTGAGGAggatacagaatttaaaatactatCTTAATAAAAAGTCAGGTgaaagataaaaatgcatttataaaacagaaaattaccTATGCGACCAAGGCCCATTATACCAACAGTACTGTTAACTAGATTTGTGCCACACATCCAGAGAGGTCCAAACTTACTATTTGCCCAACCACCACTATGAAAACATTCAAAGAAAAGGATTATCTATTTATAAGCTAGAAGAAATGATCAAGTTTTAGAAATACGTCAAATAAAATCACATATAAAAATTCAAGATGAAAggtttaaaatttccttttaccaAGAGTAGAACATTTCAggtaaataagagaaaatttctaggttaggaaaaatttttttatgaaaaagaaaaatcttcaataaatatagcatttttctgaatgacttttttttttcgctttttgcTTCTTATtatacaaaaggaaaatattaaaaatcggtTATATAATTATAAGTGATAGTTccaattcaatataattttgtgtgaaaatactaataaatattgtaaaaaaaaattaaacaaacaaatcaaTAAGGATGTAAGAATTAAAATGCAATGTCATCATAATTATTTAGAGCAAATATGTTTATAACAtggtttttttcttcaaatgtattCGATCTCTCAATATTGGACACCACTTCTTACTTTATGAAAGATAGTAGCATAGTTAATACCTACATAGCTAATTGagcattataacattttaatgaatgaaataaagcaaTTCTTTCGTTCTTTAGATTTTGTCAAGTTTTGATAGTTTTACTTACAAAACATAAATCTGttagtatcaataaaaaaaaatctctttttgatAAGAAACTCTTTGgcaaatatcacttttattattaaagaaacaatCATATCATTTGCTCTTATATTTGGAGAtgatgcttcatttaaaatatcccAAGAAAGAGCAAAAATCCATTGACTCAAATTTCTTTccaagcaaaatgaaaattcattatccacagttttattttttccattctacAGAATTATGATAACTTGACTGAAAGGTagctatcaaattttattcattatttacttCTCCTAAGAATGATTAATACTTAGTTTTTGTCCTTTAAGACAAATTGCACCAACATTTCATCAGTTCCGAGTTTTGAACAATATTATGATGTATTTTTGACTTAGTTACGAAACTAAAACATTAACCTTTTATTCCTGGTTATAgtagcaaataaaatttcataataaattcaaagaaatatcagtaaatttacaatttcttaaaattcaaacaagcATACTTTGTGATTTGTTTATTAGCTTCCATGAGTCTCCTTGAAGTTGCTAAAAGAAGTCCAACAGTCAATTCTGCAACAGCATCCGTAAGCACATTAGGAGTATAACCAACAAGAATGcctctaaaaattataaaatatttcttataataaatatatttaaaatcacatatttagtaataaaacgttttttttataaaaacaaacatattttgagatatatgaatttttttttcttttctgaaaacaaatgagaaataatGACACGACAAATGATACAACCAAGATACAGGTTTCATACAATAGGAAACTATGACCACATTACAgagcaaaaataatttgagatcaaaattcaaaataaaagcataattaatGTATCTAATG comes from Argiope bruennichi chromosome 2, qqArgBrue1.1, whole genome shotgun sequence and encodes:
- the LOC129959485 gene encoding glyoxylate reductase/hydroxypyruvate reductase-like encodes the protein MDSSASVFITRNDIPVEGLILLRSKCKVEIYNESRPIPREELLRHIKGKNGLYCHVTEKINAELLDAAGPNLKVIGTFSVGYDHIDLEECRKRGILVGYTPNVLTDAVAELTVGLLLATSRRLMEANKQITNGGWANSKFGPLWMCGTNLVNSTVGIMGLGRIGFGVAKRLKCFELKNILYSGNQPKPEATENLNAKFVSFDELLKQSDFVIVCASLNSNTRGIFNLESFKKMKRNAIFINVSRGGLVNHEDLYIALTTGLIKAAGLDVMDPEPLPDDHKLTKLSNCVLLPHIGSATVETRNTMARLTAENILAGLEGKPLPCPL